The following proteins come from a genomic window of Kitasatospora sp. NBC_01246:
- a CDS encoding phospholipase D-like domain-containing protein, whose protein sequence is MKVRTTAGLAALVVGASLLGVPMAAAEDTPVALTTTFNNPAGPAASQDAIRNQLISLIKRTPTGAEINGSMYLFTDGGVSAALIAAKQRGVKVRLVVDGDAVPAYEPGSNPPKATGSEYATLAAPTGLGTDQNADSWVLACPDTRGCIGNRALNDDDDGAINHNKFFLFSKVGSTENVVFQTSANLTTSQRKNLFNNAVTVPDAGSGLYAAYRTYWQDLVTYGSSGNGLATNYLSQQAGPYKTYFFPRQESAGTAYNDDASTDTVVSLLGNTDCAGGATRIRIAMYAFTRVQVADKLVELKKAGCQVELLHNGESGNLGTTVKNALAGKLDLAARCWGTAPNGDGTTRSIGIHSKYLLIEGTYLGAANRKLVFTGSHNYTYPNLRSHDETLLKIDDPAVHDAFKANFEAIRTSGACTAW, encoded by the coding sequence ATGAAGGTCCGTACGACGGCGGGGCTGGCGGCGCTGGTCGTGGGCGCGTCGCTGCTCGGGGTGCCGATGGCAGCGGCCGAGGACACGCCGGTGGCGCTCACCACCACGTTCAACAACCCGGCGGGGCCGGCCGCCTCCCAGGACGCCATCCGCAACCAGCTGATCTCCCTGATCAAGCGCACGCCGACCGGAGCCGAGATCAACGGCTCGATGTACCTGTTCACCGACGGCGGTGTCAGCGCCGCGCTGATCGCGGCCAAGCAGCGCGGCGTGAAGGTCAGGCTCGTCGTGGACGGGGACGCCGTGCCGGCCTACGAGCCCGGCAGCAACCCGCCCAAGGCCACCGGGTCCGAGTACGCGACGCTCGCCGCGCCGACCGGCCTGGGCACCGACCAGAACGCCGACTCCTGGGTGCTGGCCTGTCCGGACACCCGCGGTTGCATCGGCAACCGGGCGCTGAACGACGACGACGACGGCGCGATCAACCACAACAAGTTCTTCCTGTTCTCCAAGGTCGGCAGCACCGAGAACGTGGTGTTCCAGACCTCTGCGAACCTCACCACCAGCCAGCGCAAGAACCTCTTCAACAACGCCGTCACCGTCCCCGACGCCGGCTCCGGCCTCTACGCCGCCTACCGGACGTACTGGCAGGACCTCGTGACGTACGGCTCCTCCGGCAACGGCCTGGCGACGAACTACCTGAGCCAGCAGGCCGGCCCGTACAAGACGTACTTCTTCCCCCGCCAGGAGAGCGCGGGGACGGCCTACAACGACGACGCGTCCACCGACACCGTCGTCTCCCTGCTCGGCAACACGGACTGCGCGGGCGGCGCCACCCGGATCCGGATCGCCATGTACGCCTTCACCCGGGTCCAGGTCGCCGACAAGCTGGTCGAGCTGAAGAAGGCCGGCTGCCAGGTGGAGCTGCTGCACAACGGGGAGAGCGGCAACCTCGGCACCACCGTGAAGAACGCGCTGGCCGGCAAGCTCGACCTGGCCGCCCGCTGCTGGGGCACCGCGCCGAACGGCGACGGCACCACCCGGTCGATCGGCATCCACTCCAAGTACCTGCTGATCGAGGGCACCTACCTGGGCGCCGCCAACCGCAAGCTGGTGTTCACCGGGAGCCACAACTACACCTACCCGAACCTGCGGTCCCACGACGAGACCCTGCTGAAGATCGACGACCCGGCCGTCCACGACGCCTTCAAGGCGAACTTCGAGGCGATCAGGACGAGCGGAGCCTGCACCGCCTGGTGA
- a CDS encoding tetratricopeptide repeat protein → MPAPPAGPAPQAPPAQRAQGARHVQHVRAEGGFAYGAVGADIHVFGDGTPVYLLLRHRRPAGPDPAWLRSQPSRLLDARAEVVDFTGRDTETAELLAWRDAEPRFAVRWLHGEGGQGKTRLAGRLAEESERAGWVVAEAVHGTDTHPPADGSQDLRLDGSAGVLVLVDYADRWPLSDLSWLFHNMMLRQPVPARVLLIGRSAGQWPALRGKLDRLRESIHTSDQLLRPLADDGQLRGAMFDAARECFVRHYPELGAPAPIRPPRDLRHADFGLTLALHMAALVAVDAAACGRTPPTDMIGLTTYLLDRERENWSQLQENSGRGLDYGTPDEVMARTVFTAILSGPVARARAVTVLERVMPGVPVDRALADHAVCYPPSDRGTALEPLLPDRLAEDFLALLLPGHPVTGFPTDAWATTVPARLLTDERTAFCAPRAVAFLAAAADRWPHVGGTVLYPVLRNRPDLALRAGSAALSGLSAIGADSADGAHGRPIDPELLTVLEHVEPLLPEGEHIDLDAGALAVVERLTAHRLDGSTDPAERAGLYGTLGRRRTNAGKWGPALAAAEEAARLNRWQAGNDPRHRARLADSLTELGNALARHGRWSEALSQSQGATALLRELAEHDPGHRPALARSLTDLGGRFADCGRAREALDAAEEATALRRRLAAEDPERQSAQLARVLSGLGALRLRQGHRDEAVDAAEEAVAVLRGLAAVRPGDHLGDLARALGSLGRVRLEAGRRERAVEAAQEAVGLFRRLAGANPAVHRPHLVTSLVHLSATLPRRTEHGDRTSGPALTAAEEAVVLARELAEVDPAIHRRGLGRALEAHGDRLAELGRRDEAVTVLREAADLYQALGSGGSTAPWELTGLLRRLAALYGESGAAGDKAHMLLNLSALPFGAPEERVEAARQAVELYAGTDERAAEAAALLNLGTALARARRYEEAVSVGRRALGTSRELGFREFEAVSLSNLADHLRRAGRYGEAVEAADAACALDEELGREHGHPFYTRGEALLQLGRNEEAVVALERAADLYERTGRREYEDSGDPLEEVDARHSLGTALSRSGRLAEATTALRRAVALYEAAGEPRRARQASLTLCANLVGSGRLDQALPLAERLLARCRAAGDREQEAVALSQYGAALLEAGRVDEALPLCREAAAALNGPTRPDDPRHPAAAWHNLGRALERSGRPSEAVAPWREAARMWAELGDRRYERDACYGLGVACFALHDQAEAVDAFERAVRLSRRTADRSSEAGALLGLTGALVEAEEFAEAVDAGRLAVELLRELGEHGSEGLALGQLHDALTRLGRPDEATATLEQAAAAHRADRDARGEAAALVRLSNSRIRAGRPDEAISGARRAVDLYAAAGDRLGEGSALHSLGTALSDGRRFEEAAAVNGRCADLMRDLGELWHEGSALLNQCSALQETQRFDAVADVADRAAAVHRTIGDRPGEVKALILLAMASRETGRAEERLAAAGRATTVPLELGDPLRAMAWFEFGAALHQAGQQERAAGAFTEAAASYRASGNPRSAATAWLNAGEMHLRIEQWPRAVEPCRQAATLFAAPPADHGNELTAQVSLGKALLGAGHYVESSPVWRRAVDLARALGARETEGTALFMLGAVLVDLGELQEGITVSREAAALLQACGLRSQAEGAIRNMRVGLGKLRGG, encoded by the coding sequence GTGCCGGCCCCACCAGCCGGGCCGGCCCCACAGGCCCCACCCGCCCAGCGGGCCCAGGGGGCCCGGCACGTCCAACACGTCCGTGCCGAGGGCGGCTTCGCCTACGGTGCCGTCGGCGCCGACATCCACGTGTTCGGTGACGGTACGCCGGTCTACCTGCTGCTGCGCCACCGGCGCCCGGCCGGTCCCGACCCGGCCTGGCTCAGGTCGCAGCCCAGCCGACTGCTGGACGCGCGTGCCGAGGTCGTCGACTTCACCGGCCGCGACACCGAGACGGCGGAGCTGCTGGCCTGGCGTGACGCCGAACCGAGGTTCGCGGTGCGGTGGCTGCACGGGGAAGGCGGCCAGGGCAAGACCCGGCTGGCCGGGCGGCTGGCCGAGGAGTCCGAGCGGGCCGGCTGGGTGGTCGCGGAGGCCGTCCACGGGACGGACACCCATCCGCCGGCCGACGGCAGCCAGGATCTGCGTCTCGACGGGAGCGCCGGGGTACTGGTGCTGGTCGACTACGCCGACCGGTGGCCGCTGTCCGACCTGAGCTGGCTGTTCCACAACATGATGCTCCGGCAGCCGGTCCCCGCGCGGGTGCTGCTCATCGGCCGGTCGGCGGGACAGTGGCCCGCGCTACGGGGCAAGCTGGACCGGCTGCGGGAGAGCATCCACACCTCCGACCAGCTGCTGCGGCCGCTCGCCGACGACGGACAGCTCCGGGGCGCTATGTTCGACGCGGCCAGGGAGTGCTTCGTCCGCCACTACCCCGAACTCGGCGCCCCGGCCCCGATCCGGCCGCCCCGGGACCTGCGTCACGCCGACTTCGGGCTGACGCTGGCCCTGCACATGGCCGCCCTCGTCGCGGTGGACGCGGCGGCCTGCGGCCGCACGCCACCGACGGACATGATCGGCCTCACCACCTACCTGCTGGACCGCGAGCGCGAGAACTGGAGCCAGCTCCAGGAGAACAGCGGGCGGGGCCTGGACTACGGCACGCCCGACGAGGTGATGGCGCGGACGGTGTTCACGGCGATCCTCTCCGGGCCGGTCGCCCGCGCGAGAGCCGTGACCGTCCTGGAGCGGGTCATGCCCGGCGTGCCCGTCGACCGGGCCCTGGCCGACCACGCCGTCTGCTACCCGCCGTCCGACCGCGGCACCGCGCTGGAGCCGCTGTTACCCGACCGGCTGGCCGAGGACTTCCTCGCCCTGCTCCTGCCGGGCCACCCCGTCACCGGCTTTCCCACGGACGCCTGGGCCACCACTGTCCCCGCACGGCTGCTCACCGACGAACGCACGGCGTTCTGCGCGCCCCGCGCCGTCGCCTTCCTGGCCGCCGCGGCCGACCGGTGGCCGCATGTGGGCGGCACCGTGCTCTACCCCGTGCTGCGGAACCGGCCCGACCTCGCGCTCCGAGCGGGCAGCGCGGCCCTGAGCGGCCTCTCCGCCATCGGCGCCGACAGCGCCGACGGCGCCCACGGCCGCCCGATCGACCCGGAGCTGCTCACGGTGCTGGAGCACGTGGAGCCGCTGCTGCCCGAGGGCGAGCACATCGACCTGGACGCCGGCGCCCTGGCCGTGGTCGAGCGGCTGACCGCGCACCGCCTGGACGGCAGCACGGACCCGGCCGAACGGGCCGGGCTGTACGGGACGCTGGGCAGGCGCCGGACCAACGCCGGCAAGTGGGGGCCCGCCCTGGCGGCGGCGGAGGAGGCCGCCAGGCTCAACCGCTGGCAGGCCGGGAACGACCCCCGGCACCGGGCCCGGCTGGCGGACTCGCTGACCGAACTCGGCAACGCCCTCGCCCGGCACGGGCGCTGGAGCGAGGCGCTGTCGCAGTCCCAGGGCGCCACCGCCCTCCTGCGCGAGCTGGCCGAGCACGACCCTGGCCACCGCCCCGCCCTGGCCCGGTCGTTGACGGACCTCGGAGGACGGTTCGCCGACTGCGGCCGGGCGCGCGAAGCCCTCGACGCCGCCGAGGAGGCGACGGCCCTGCGCCGGCGACTCGCGGCCGAGGACCCCGAGCGACAGTCGGCCCAGCTGGCCCGGGTCCTCAGCGGCCTGGGCGCCCTGCGCCTGCGACAGGGCCACCGGGACGAGGCCGTGGATGCGGCGGAGGAGGCGGTCGCCGTGCTGCGCGGGCTGGCCGCGGTCCGGCCGGGCGACCACCTCGGGGATCTGGCACGGGCACTGGGCAGCCTGGGGCGGGTGCGGCTGGAAGCCGGACGCCGCGAGCGGGCCGTCGAGGCGGCGCAGGAGGCGGTCGGCCTGTTCCGGCGCCTGGCCGGGGCCAATCCGGCCGTACACCGGCCGCATCTGGTGACCTCCCTGGTCCACCTGAGCGCGACGCTCCCCCGCCGGACCGAACACGGCGACCGGACCTCCGGGCCTGCCCTGACCGCGGCCGAGGAGGCCGTGGTCCTGGCGAGGGAACTCGCCGAGGTCGATCCCGCGATCCACCGGCGCGGCCTGGGCCGGGCCCTGGAGGCGCACGGCGACCGGCTGGCCGAACTCGGCCGGCGGGACGAGGCCGTCACGGTGCTGCGCGAAGCCGCCGACCTCTATCAGGCACTGGGCTCCGGCGGCAGCACGGCACCCTGGGAACTCACCGGCCTGCTACGGCGGTTGGCGGCCCTGTACGGCGAGTCCGGGGCGGCCGGCGACAAGGCGCACATGCTCCTCAACCTGAGCGCCCTGCCCTTCGGCGCGCCCGAGGAGCGCGTCGAGGCGGCCCGGCAGGCCGTCGAGCTGTACGCCGGGACGGACGAACGCGCCGCCGAGGCCGCCGCGCTGCTCAATCTGGGCACGGCGCTGGCCCGGGCCCGGCGGTACGAGGAGGCCGTGTCCGTCGGCCGGCGCGCCCTCGGGACCTCCCGCGAACTGGGCTTCCGGGAGTTCGAGGCCGTGTCGCTCAGCAACCTGGCGGACCACCTGCGGCGCGCCGGGCGGTACGGGGAGGCGGTCGAGGCCGCCGACGCCGCCTGCGCCCTCGACGAGGAACTCGGCCGGGAGCACGGCCACCCCTTCTACACCCGCGGTGAGGCCCTCCTCCAACTGGGCCGGAACGAGGAGGCGGTGGTCGCCCTGGAGCGGGCCGCCGACCTCTACGAGCGCACGGGCAGGCGGGAGTACGAGGACAGCGGCGATCCCCTGGAAGAGGTCGACGCCCGGCACAGCCTCGGAACGGCGCTGTCGCGGAGCGGGCGACTCGCCGAGGCGACCACCGCGCTGCGACGTGCGGTGGCGCTCTACGAGGCCGCCGGAGAGCCCCGCCGGGCCAGGCAGGCCTCGCTCACCCTCTGCGCCAACCTGGTCGGTTCGGGGCGACTGGACCAGGCCCTCCCCCTCGCCGAGCGACTGCTCGCCCGCTGCCGGGCGGCGGGCGACCGGGAGCAGGAGGCCGTGGCACTCTCCCAGTACGGCGCCGCCCTCCTGGAAGCGGGCCGGGTCGACGAAGCCCTCCCGCTGTGCCGCGAGGCGGCGGCGGCGCTGAACGGCCCGACCAGGCCGGACGATCCCCGCCACCCGGCGGCGGCCTGGCACAACCTGGGCCGGGCCCTGGAGCGCTCCGGGCGGCCGTCGGAGGCCGTCGCACCGTGGCGCGAGGCCGCGCGGATGTGGGCGGAGCTCGGCGACCGCCGGTACGAGCGGGACGCCTGCTACGGGCTCGGCGTCGCCTGCTTCGCCCTCCACGACCAGGCGGAGGCCGTAGACGCCTTCGAGCGGGCCGTGCGGCTGAGCCGGCGCACGGCCGACCGGTCGAGCGAGGCCGGGGCCCTGCTCGGCCTCACCGGCGCGCTGGTGGAAGCGGAGGAGTTCGCCGAAGCGGTCGACGCCGGGCGCCTTGCCGTCGAACTGCTGAGGGAGTTGGGCGAGCACGGCAGCGAAGGACTGGCGCTCGGTCAGCTGCACGACGCACTCACCCGGCTCGGCCGACCGGACGAGGCCACCGCCACACTGGAGCAGGCGGCCGCCGCCCACCGCGCCGATCGCGACGCACGTGGCGAGGCCGCGGCACTCGTGCGGCTGAGCAACAGCCGGATTCGGGCGGGCCGTCCCGACGAGGCGATCAGCGGTGCCCGGCGTGCCGTCGATCTCTACGCGGCGGCCGGCGACCGGCTGGGCGAGGGGTCGGCGCTCCACAGTCTCGGCACCGCGCTGTCGGACGGCCGGCGCTTCGAGGAGGCCGCGGCGGTCAACGGCCGCTGCGCCGACCTGATGCGGGACCTCGGTGAGCTCTGGCACGAGGGGTCGGCCCTGCTCAATCAGTGCTCCGCGCTCCAGGAGACGCAGCGGTTCGACGCCGTGGCCGACGTGGCGGACCGGGCTGCGGCCGTCCATCGGACGATCGGCGACCGGCCCGGGGAGGTCAAGGCGCTGATCCTGCTGGCCATGGCGTCGCGGGAGACCGGCCGGGCCGAGGAGCGCCTCGCCGCCGCCGGCCGGGCCACGACGGTGCCGCTGGAGCTCGGCGACCCGCTCCGGGCGATGGCCTGGTTCGAGTTCGGCGCGGCGCTCCATCAGGCCGGGCAGCAGGAGCGGGCGGCCGGAGCCTTCACCGAGGCCGCCGCGTCGTACCGGGCCTCGGGCAACCCGCGCTCGGCCGCGACAGCGTGGCTGAACGCGGGCGAGATGCATCTGCGGATCGAGCAGTGGCCCCGGGCGGTCGAACCCTGCCGACAGGCCGCCACCCTCTTCGCGGCTCCCCCCGCCGACCACGGGAACGAGCTCACCGCCCAGGTCTCGCTCGGCAAAGCCCTGCTGGGAGCCGGTCACTACGTCGAGTCGTCCCCGGTGTGGCGGCGGGCGGTCGATCTCGCCCGGGCCCTGGGAGCGCGCGAGACCGAGGGCACCGCCCTGTTCATGCTCGGCGCGGTCCTGGTCGACCTCGGAGAACTGCAGGAGGGCATCACCGTCAGCCGCGAGGCCGCGGCGCTCCTCCAGGCCTGCGGTCTGCGCTCCCAGGCCGAAGGGGCGATCCGCAACATGCGGGTGGGACTGGGAAAGCTGCGCGGCGGGTGA
- a CDS encoding ATP-grasp domain-containing protein, translating to MVLTETMMPLLLVTDHGSKEGSREILADAIARVTGLGPVRLDARLLYDDGPVTAGLERAGGLLTVRRPGRAPVAVEPVVVVFEIPPHRRRHLEGFQDLLRRFGARTLAADPEAWRVATDKSLMVERFSRDSVAQMETLRMNGSWHDMLSAFRRLGRDVWARPVLGMGGADVFHVTGTEQLKAAAAFYRSTGQGWLISRDAGNFTADGRRNQHRVIVLNGKVVHAFERHQSDPDRPCNVSQGAGTTVLGPDRLPPRLAELAVAATASVGLPFAGVDLAAQSGGVVFEVNVHPAFNPDRPVETVAIPYVRAHLSADPDLTSNGAGRRGDRRPA from the coding sequence ATGGTGTTGACTGAGACCATGATGCCGTTGTTGTTGGTGACCGACCACGGGTCCAAGGAGGGCAGCCGCGAGATCCTCGCCGACGCCATCGCCCGGGTGACGGGCCTGGGTCCGGTGCGGCTGGACGCGCGGCTCCTGTACGACGACGGGCCCGTGACGGCAGGCCTTGAGCGGGCCGGAGGCCTCCTCACGGTCCGCCGGCCGGGCCGCGCCCCGGTGGCCGTCGAACCGGTGGTCGTGGTCTTCGAGATACCTCCCCACCGCAGACGCCACCTCGAAGGATTCCAGGACCTGCTGCGTCGGTTCGGAGCGCGGACGCTCGCGGCGGATCCCGAGGCGTGGCGGGTCGCGACGGACAAGTCCCTGATGGTCGAGCGGTTCAGCCGGGACTCCGTCGCGCAGATGGAGACTCTGCGAATGAACGGCTCCTGGCACGACATGCTGAGCGCGTTCCGCCGCCTGGGCCGGGACGTGTGGGCACGGCCCGTACTCGGCATGGGCGGAGCGGACGTCTTCCACGTCACCGGCACCGAGCAGCTGAAGGCCGCCGCTGCCTTCTACCGGAGCACCGGGCAGGGCTGGCTCATCTCCCGCGATGCGGGGAACTTCACGGCCGACGGCCGCCGCAACCAGCACCGCGTGATCGTGCTGAACGGAAAGGTCGTCCACGCCTTCGAACGCCACCAGAGTGACCCGGACCGGCCGTGCAACGTCTCCCAGGGGGCCGGCACCACCGTGTTGGGCCCCGACCGGCTTCCCCCGAGGCTCGCCGAACTCGCGGTGGCCGCCACCGCGTCCGTCGGACTGCCCTTCGCCGGCGTCGACCTCGCCGCGCAGAGCGGCGGTGTCGTCTTCGAAGTGAACGTCCACCCTGCCTTCAACCCCGACCGGCCCGTGGAGACTGTCGCCATCCCCTACGTCCGCGCCCACCTGTCGGCAGACCCGGACCTGACGTCCAACGGTGCCGGCCGACGAGGCGACCGCCGACCGGCGTGA
- the asnB gene encoding asparagine synthase (glutamine-hydrolyzing), with translation MCGIVGWVDFGRDLTREGATAQAMTDTMACRGPDAEGVWTAPHAMLGHRRLAVIDIEGGAQPMTTPETGPDGRPLVVLSYSGEVYNFQEIREELVLLGHRFLTRSDTEVVLRSYLQWGSEFVHRFNGMFGLAIWDTRTQELLLVRDRLGVKPLFYYPIDGGVLFGSEPKAILANPRSTATLDLDGLRDALALARVPGRTPLKNLYEVRPGHILRVGRDGLREERYWSLETRPHTDDLDTTVATVRELIEDAVSRQMVSDVPLCALLSGGLDSSALTALAQRSLDAKDGSRVRTFSVDFVGLAGEFKPEQFRDAPDAPFAAELVRHVGTEHREILLDTAQLVDPGVRDTVLRAWDLPYGIGDHDPSLYLLFKAVRESSTVALSGESADEVFGGYLWFHDPVASQADTFPWHAINRVPVSEQATSFLDPGLVKSLNLAEYVADEYRTAVGQVTHLPGDSDLERRMRLASHLNITRFLQMMLDRKDRMSMATGLEVRVPFCDHRLVEYVYNTPWAFKTFDGREKSLLRHATKDLLPRSIAQRRKAPYPSTQDLGYDRAINRELARIAGDRDAPARPLLNLDAVRSHLAAPVENAYSMMQRSVYTEPPVRLDAWLRLHDVRLDDGLLTA, from the coding sequence ATGTGTGGAATAGTCGGCTGGGTGGACTTCGGTCGCGACCTGACCAGGGAGGGAGCGACCGCGCAGGCCATGACGGACACCATGGCCTGCCGGGGGCCCGACGCCGAAGGCGTCTGGACCGCCCCGCACGCGATGCTCGGCCACCGCAGGCTCGCGGTGATCGACATCGAGGGCGGCGCCCAGCCGATGACCACCCCGGAGACCGGTCCGGACGGCCGGCCGCTCGTGGTCCTGAGCTACAGCGGCGAGGTCTACAACTTCCAGGAGATCCGCGAGGAACTGGTCCTGCTCGGCCACCGCTTCCTCACCAGGAGCGACACCGAGGTGGTGCTGCGCTCGTACCTCCAGTGGGGGAGCGAGTTCGTCCACCGCTTCAACGGCATGTTCGGCCTGGCGATCTGGGACACCCGGACGCAGGAGCTGCTCCTGGTCCGCGACCGCCTCGGCGTCAAGCCGCTCTTCTACTACCCGATCGACGGCGGCGTGCTCTTCGGGTCCGAGCCCAAGGCCATCCTCGCCAACCCGCGGAGCACCGCGACGCTCGACCTGGACGGGCTGCGCGATGCCCTCGCCCTCGCCCGGGTGCCCGGCCGGACCCCGTTGAAGAACCTCTACGAGGTACGGCCGGGCCACATCCTGCGGGTCGGCCGCGACGGGCTGCGCGAGGAGCGCTACTGGTCGCTGGAGACCCGCCCGCACACCGACGACCTCGACACCACCGTCGCCACCGTCCGCGAGCTCATCGAGGACGCGGTGAGCCGGCAGATGGTCTCCGACGTACCGCTCTGCGCGCTGCTCTCCGGCGGCCTCGACTCCAGCGCCCTCACCGCGCTGGCCCAGCGCTCGCTCGACGCCAAGGACGGCAGCCGGGTCCGCACCTTCTCCGTCGACTTCGTCGGACTGGCCGGGGAGTTCAAGCCCGAGCAGTTCCGGGACGCGCCGGACGCCCCGTTCGCCGCCGAACTCGTCCGCCACGTCGGCACCGAGCACCGCGAGATCCTCCTCGACACCGCCCAGCTCGTCGACCCCGGCGTCCGCGACACCGTGCTGCGGGCCTGGGACCTGCCCTACGGCATCGGCGACCACGACCCCTCGCTCTACCTGCTGTTCAAGGCGGTCCGCGAGAGCTCGACCGTCGCCCTCTCCGGCGAGTCGGCCGACGAGGTCTTCGGCGGGTACCTCTGGTTCCACGACCCGGTGGCCTCGCAGGCCGACACCTTCCCGTGGCACGCCATCAACCGGGTCCCGGTGAGCGAGCAGGCGACCAGCTTCCTCGACCCCGGCCTGGTCAAGTCCCTCAACCTGGCCGAGTACGTCGCCGACGAGTACCGCACCGCCGTCGGCCAGGTCACCCACCTGCCCGGGGACAGCGACCTCGAACGCCGGATGCGCCTCGCCAGCCACCTCAACATCACCCGCTTCCTCCAGATGATGCTCGACCGCAAGGACCGGATGAGCATGGCGACCGGCCTGGAGGTCCGGGTGCCGTTCTGCGACCACCGGCTCGTCGAGTACGTCTACAACACGCCGTGGGCGTTCAAGACCTTCGACGGGCGGGAGAAGAGCCTGCTGCGCCACGCCACCAAGGACCTGCTGCCGCGGTCGATCGCACAGCGCCGAAAGGCCCCCTACCCCTCGACCCAGGACCTCGGCTACGACCGGGCCATCAACCGCGAGCTCGCCCGGATCGCCGGCGACCGGGACGCCCCGGCGCGGCCGCTGCTGAACCTCGACGCCGTCCGGTCCCACCTCGCCGCGCCAGTCGAGAACGCCTACTCCATGATGCAGCGATCGGTGTACACCGAGCCCCCGGTCCGGCTGGACGCCTGGCTCAGGCTCCACGACGTCCGGCTCGACGACGGCCTCCTGACCGCGTGA
- a CDS encoding MFS transporter — MARLTDSGTGTALMAEDEPEAVSARSAWRAVLMLGFGTFALGTDEFVLAGVLPEFSKSLDVSIATAGQTVTVFALTCAVMSPVLGTLTAGWPRHRVLKLAVLLYMAGVIATGLAPSFAVVLVAQMIAAAGAGLYIPAASVTAASLVEPERRGRAIAAVTTGLTAATALGAPIGTVVGSVLGWRATMWFITALTALGLIGVLALVPRVSVPAPGGLRQRLAPLGDRRVVTVLATTLVAFTAAYIVYTYMAEVFSDATGGSGTRLAVLMFAFGLTGTVGNFYAGALVDRIGARPVVGGAIVLLALSLVVLPLTTGSYPAALVVIVAYGVAAWAITAPQQTRLITLEPESAPLLISLNAAFLYLAIAFSGVIGAVGMSSIGADRISFIGAGLAVAALGLSELAHRLSSRTPAAEPSKVDTYH, encoded by the coding sequence ATGGCCCGGCTGACCGATTCCGGCACGGGAACAGCGCTGATGGCCGAGGACGAACCCGAGGCGGTATCGGCGAGGAGTGCGTGGCGAGCCGTCCTGATGCTCGGCTTCGGCACCTTCGCGCTCGGTACCGACGAGTTCGTGCTCGCCGGGGTGCTGCCCGAGTTCAGCAAGTCCCTGGACGTCTCGATCGCCACCGCCGGCCAGACCGTCACGGTGTTCGCGCTGACCTGCGCCGTGATGTCGCCGGTCCTCGGCACCCTGACCGCCGGCTGGCCCCGCCACCGGGTGCTCAAGCTCGCCGTCCTGCTCTACATGGCGGGCGTGATCGCGACCGGGCTCGCCCCGTCCTTCGCGGTCGTCCTGGTCGCGCAGATGATCGCCGCGGCGGGCGCCGGCCTCTACATCCCCGCGGCCAGCGTCACGGCCGCCAGTCTGGTCGAACCCGAACGCCGGGGCCGGGCCATCGCCGCGGTGACCACCGGGCTGACGGCGGCGACGGCCCTGGGCGCGCCGATCGGCACCGTGGTCGGCAGCGTCCTCGGCTGGCGGGCGACGATGTGGTTCATCACGGCGCTGACGGCGCTGGGCCTGATCGGCGTGCTGGCCCTGGTGCCCCGGGTGTCCGTGCCGGCCCCCGGCGGGCTGCGCCAGCGGCTCGCCCCGCTCGGCGACCGCCGGGTGGTCACCGTGCTCGCGACCACGCTGGTCGCCTTCACCGCCGCCTACATCGTCTACACCTACATGGCCGAGGTGTTCTCCGACGCGACCGGCGGCAGCGGCACCAGGCTGGCGGTCCTGATGTTCGCCTTCGGTCTGACCGGGACGGTCGGCAACTTCTACGCCGGCGCGCTGGTCGACCGGATCGGTGCCCGGCCGGTGGTGGGCGGCGCCATCGTGCTGCTGGCCCTCAGTCTCGTCGTCCTCCCGCTGACCACCGGCTCCTACCCGGCCGCGCTGGTCGTCATCGTGGCGTACGGTGTCGCGGCCTGGGCCATCACGGCCCCCCAGCAGACCCGTCTGATCACCCTCGAACCCGAGTCCGCGCCCCTGCTGATCTCGCTCAACGCGGCCTTCCTCTACCTCGCCATCGCCTTCTCCGGCGTCATCGGGGCGGTCGGCATGAGCTCGATCGGCGCGGACCGGATCAGCTTCATCGGAGCGGGGCTGGCGGTGGCCGCCCTCGGCCTGTCCGAGCTGGCGCACCGGTTGTCCTCGCGTACCCCGGCGGCGGAGCCGTCGAAGGTCGATACGTACCACTGA
- a CDS encoding TetR/AcrR family transcriptional regulator, with translation MATHARDRLLQTAEELFYAEGIHAVGVERLLAVSGVGRASFYRHFTGKDALVAAVLTRRDESWRAWLEDAVDARGGGPLAVFDALAEGAADVNFHGCAFINAMAEVSDPASEVYRLAAAHKQAVTDFLDRLLEAAGHSRHSELAPQFALLMDGAIVTAMRERNAAPALLARRMAERLLG, from the coding sequence ATGGCGACCCATGCACGCGACCGCCTCCTCCAGACCGCGGAGGAGCTCTTCTACGCCGAGGGGATCCACGCCGTCGGCGTGGAGAGACTGCTGGCCGTCTCCGGGGTCGGCCGGGCGTCCTTCTACCGGCACTTCACCGGCAAGGACGCCCTGGTGGCGGCCGTCCTGACCCGTCGGGACGAGAGCTGGCGCGCCTGGCTCGAAGACGCCGTGGACGCCCGCGGGGGCGGACCGCTCGCGGTCTTCGACGCCCTCGCGGAGGGGGCGGCGGACGTCAACTTCCACGGCTGCGCGTTCATCAACGCCATGGCGGAGGTGTCCGACCCCGCCAGCGAGGTGTACCGGCTGGCGGCAGCGCACAAACAGGCGGTGACCGACTTCCTCGACCGCCTGCTCGAAGCCGCCGGGCACAGCCGGCACTCCGAACTCGCGCCGCAGTTCGCCCTGCTGATGGACGGCGCCATCGTCACCGCGATGCGCGAGCGCAACGCCGCACCGGCCCTGCTGGCCCGCCGGATGGCGGAGCGGCTCCTCGGCTGA